The following proteins are encoded in a genomic region of Sneathiella marina:
- a CDS encoding chemotaxis protein CheW has protein sequence MDDLLSEFLTETNENIGIVDASLVVLEQDPSDESQIDNIFRLVHTIKGTCGFLGLPRLEAVAHAGENVLGKIRDRELTVTSDVVTIILEAMDVIKDILAVIEETEGEPEGNDADLIRRLNDVAFGPEDGKVEEVKAEEAAPAAEEDTRGKATEAELEAAFLAADGPDDVSDTAEASDLKPGEVSMEELEAAFNAAPGPEEVVKPPEPVKPAAKASDGAPKESSLANQSIRVNVDMLENLMTMVSELVLTRNQLLQMVRGMDDNEFTVPLQRLSHVTTELQEGLMKTRMQPIGNAWSKLPRIVRDLSHELEKKIDLVMHGAETELDRQVLELIKDPLTHMIRNSADHGLEIPADRTAAGKKETGKIVLDAYHEGGHIIITITDDGRGLNAEKIKQKVLENGLATDAELATMSSQQIQNFIMRPGFSTAEHVTNVSGRGVGMDVVRSNIEKIGGTIALTSEEGEGSTFTIKIPLTLAIVSALVVECCAERFAIPQTSVVELVRASTDQEADNTIEMVNDSPVLRLRDHLLPLVHLNDILKLETAADEVADKSEVKGPEEFVVVTQVGDYTFGIVVDRVFDTEEIVVKPIAPILKHLSIFSGNTILGDGSVIMILDPNGIAATSGEAAVGAEHQINEEENLGAKMEEKTALLVFRAGGEEPKAVPLSLIARLEEIDVETIETADDKMVVQYRGQLMPLTIIDETTKIAETGRQPVLVFSDDDRTMGLIVDEIVDIVEDKLNVEMTSDKEGLIGSAVVRDKATDLIDVGYYLKLCFGNWFENGSSRAFGEADEKQSILLVDDSPFFRNMLVPLLTAAGYAVSTAENGADALELREKGNSYDIIISDVEMPEMDGFEFATQVKRDDRWKETPIVALSSHTRQQDFDRGRDVGFTDYVAKFDRDSLMNVLSQTIGAGGAAG, from the coding sequence ATGGATGATCTGTTAAGTGAGTTTTTGACGGAAACCAACGAAAATATTGGAATTGTAGATGCCTCCCTGGTGGTGCTTGAACAAGATCCGAGTGACGAAAGCCAAATCGACAATATATTTCGCCTCGTCCATACCATTAAAGGAACCTGCGGGTTTCTAGGCCTGCCCCGTTTGGAAGCCGTCGCCCATGCCGGAGAGAACGTTCTTGGCAAGATCCGCGACCGGGAATTGACGGTCACGTCCGATGTGGTGACAATCATCCTTGAAGCCATGGATGTGATCAAGGACATCCTTGCAGTTATTGAAGAGACGGAAGGCGAGCCTGAGGGCAATGACGCGGATTTGATCCGGCGTCTCAATGATGTCGCTTTCGGGCCGGAAGACGGAAAGGTCGAGGAAGTCAAAGCGGAGGAAGCCGCACCGGCTGCGGAGGAAGATACCCGCGGCAAGGCGACAGAAGCTGAATTGGAAGCGGCCTTTCTTGCAGCAGACGGACCGGATGATGTCAGCGATACAGCTGAAGCGAGTGACTTGAAACCTGGCGAGGTCTCAATGGAGGAGCTCGAAGCGGCCTTTAATGCCGCGCCCGGCCCCGAAGAAGTTGTGAAGCCGCCAGAGCCCGTCAAGCCAGCTGCCAAAGCCAGCGACGGCGCACCAAAAGAATCCAGCCTCGCCAATCAGAGCATTCGCGTGAATGTCGATATGCTTGAAAATCTCATGACTATGGTCAGCGAACTGGTGCTGACGCGCAACCAGCTGTTACAGATGGTTCGCGGCATGGATGACAATGAATTCACGGTTCCCTTGCAACGGCTCAGCCATGTCACGACGGAATTGCAGGAAGGGTTGATGAAAACCCGCATGCAGCCCATCGGCAATGCCTGGTCAAAGCTGCCCCGTATTGTGCGCGACCTCAGCCATGAGCTGGAAAAGAAAATCGATCTCGTCATGCATGGCGCGGAGACGGAACTGGACCGGCAGGTTCTGGAACTGATCAAGGACCCGCTGACCCATATGATCCGGAACTCAGCCGATCATGGCCTGGAAATTCCGGCGGATCGTACGGCTGCCGGCAAAAAGGAAACCGGCAAGATCGTTCTTGATGCCTATCATGAAGGTGGACATATCATCATTACCATCACGGACGATGGTCGTGGGTTGAACGCTGAAAAGATCAAGCAAAAGGTTCTGGAAAACGGTTTGGCGACAGACGCCGAACTTGCAACCATGTCGAGCCAGCAAATACAGAATTTCATTATGCGTCCGGGCTTTTCAACTGCCGAGCATGTGACCAATGTTTCCGGTCGGGGTGTCGGCATGGATGTGGTTCGGTCCAATATCGAGAAAATCGGCGGGACCATTGCCCTGACGTCCGAGGAAGGCGAGGGATCAACCTTTACCATCAAGATCCCACTGACCCTGGCCATTGTTTCCGCTCTGGTCGTTGAATGTTGTGCCGAGCGATTTGCCATTCCGCAAACAAGTGTGGTTGAGCTGGTTCGTGCATCAACCGATCAGGAAGCAGATAATACAATCGAGATGGTCAATGATTCACCGGTTCTGCGTCTGCGCGATCATCTGTTACCGCTTGTTCATCTGAACGATATCCTGAAATTGGAAACAGCGGCGGATGAAGTGGCAGACAAAAGCGAAGTTAAGGGACCCGAAGAGTTTGTCGTGGTCACGCAGGTTGGCGATTATACCTTTGGTATCGTGGTTGACCGGGTGTTCGACACAGAGGAAATTGTCGTCAAACCCATTGCTCCCATTCTCAAGCATCTGTCCATTTTCTCAGGAAATACCATTCTGGGTGACGGCAGCGTCATCATGATCCTGGATCCGAATGGTATCGCGGCAACCTCCGGCGAGGCGGCGGTCGGCGCTGAACACCAGATCAATGAAGAAGAGAATTTGGGTGCGAAAATGGAAGAAAAAACAGCGTTGCTGGTTTTCCGTGCCGGTGGTGAGGAGCCGAAAGCGGTGCCTCTCTCGCTCATTGCCCGTCTCGAGGAAATTGACGTTGAAACCATAGAGACTGCCGACGACAAAATGGTTGTTCAGTATCGTGGCCAGTTGATGCCTCTGACAATCATCGATGAGACGACAAAAATTGCTGAAACCGGCCGCCAGCCCGTTCTGGTCTTCAGTGATGACGACCGGACTATGGGTCTGATCGTCGATGAGATCGTTGATATCGTTGAAGACAAATTGAACGTTGAGATGACCTCCGACAAGGAAGGCCTCATTGGAAGTGCAGTCGTCCGCGACAAGGCGACGGATCTGATCGATGTCGGATATTATCTAAAGCTCTGTTTTGGAAACTGGTTCGAAAACGGGAGTTCCCGTGCCTTCGGAGAAGCGGATGAAAAACAATCGATCCTGTTGGTTGATGACAGTCCCTTCTTCCGCAATATGCTGGTGCCGTTGCTAACAGCGGCCGGGTATGCCGTCAGTACGGCGGAAAATGGTGCCGATGCCCTTGAACTACGGGAAAAAGGGAACTCTTATGACATTATTATCAGTGATGTCGAAATGCCGGAAATGGACGGTTTCGAATTTGCCACACAGGTAAAACGCGATGACAGGTGGAAAGAAACGCCCATTGTCGCCTTGTCCTCCCATACCCGGCAACAGGATTTTGATCGGGGCAGGGATGTTGGATTTACGGACTATGTCGCCAAATTTGATCGGGACAGTCTCATGAATGTCCTTTCTCAAACAATAGGAGCAGGTGGAGCCGCAGGATGA
- a CDS encoding histidine phosphotransferase family protein: MIDLKLAALMSSKLCHDVIGPVGAVSNGIELLQDEGNEDMREQALELVSQSASEASARLQFYRLAFGLAGGMGPEISLREARTLCREFMSYGKIAFTWPDEAGGAENLPKDVIKIICNLVVLASGALPRGGELSIDGSVTGRDWSFTYTAYGPRAGLREEVTTALLNGYDDAALTAQNVGTYYIMALVENTGAKLDIVSMDESEVVLSVRAA, encoded by the coding sequence ATGATTGATTTAAAACTGGCAGCCCTTATGAGTTCGAAATTATGCCATGATGTTATCGGCCCTGTCGGGGCGGTCAGCAATGGTATTGAGCTGTTGCAGGATGAGGGCAATGAGGACATGCGCGAGCAGGCGCTTGAGCTGGTCAGCCAAAGTGCAAGCGAAGCTTCCGCCCGTCTGCAGTTTTACCGGCTTGCGTTTGGCCTGGCCGGGGGCATGGGGCCGGAGATCTCCCTCAGGGAAGCCCGCACCCTGTGCCGCGAATTCATGTCCTACGGCAAAATCGCTTTCACCTGGCCCGATGAAGCGGGGGGCGCCGAAAATCTGCCTAAAGATGTCATCAAGATCATCTGTAACCTTGTGGTTCTGGCCAGCGGTGCCCTGCCGCGCGGCGGAGAGTTATCCATAGACGGATCTGTAACCGGGCGTGACTGGTCCTTCACGTACACGGCATATGGCCCGCGGGCGGGTTTGCGCGAAGAGGTAACAACGGCATTGCTGAACGGCTATGACGATGCGGCCCTGACCGCCCAAAATGTCGGCACATATTATATAATGGCGCTTGTTGAGAATACGGGGGCCAAACTTGACATCGTCAGCATGGATGAAAGTGAAGTTGTCCTGTCGGTCCGCGCGGCCTGA
- a CDS encoding chemotaxis protein CheW encodes MNNEILQEYVTVQIADQLFGIPVLEVHDVLRDLALTKIPLSSPEVAGVLNLRGRIVTAIDVRKRLSLPDLPEGESGMSVVVESQGEPYSLLIDNVGEVLELNPDDLQQNPVTLDSRWRDVSAGIYRLEDKLLVILQIDRLLNFAGNSAIAA; translated from the coding sequence ATGAATAACGAAATTTTACAAGAATATGTAACTGTCCAGATAGCAGACCAGCTTTTTGGGATTCCCGTGTTGGAAGTCCATGATGTCCTGCGTGACCTGGCCTTGACAAAAATACCTTTGTCGTCGCCGGAAGTTGCCGGTGTCCTGAATTTGCGCGGACGGATCGTTACCGCGATTGATGTGCGTAAACGCTTGAGTTTACCGGATTTGCCCGAGGGAGAGAGCGGCATGAGTGTCGTTGTTGAAAGCCAGGGTGAACCCTACAGCCTGCTCATCGACAATGTGGGGGAAGTGCTGGAACTGAACCCCGATGACCTGCAACAAAATCCCGTTACACTGGATTCCCGGTGGCGCGATGTTTCGGCGGGCATCTACCGTTTAGAAGACAAGTTGCTGGTTATTTTACAAATTGATCGCCTGCTGAATTTCGCAGGTAACTCTGCCATTGCCGCATAG
- a CDS encoding CheR family methyltransferase — MNSQDFQLFGEIVHQRSGLVLTEEKVYLLESRLVPLARRRGLDSLEDLAEEIRRHRDERLLSEIIEAMTTNETFFFRDTKPFDIFRDQVLPKLLEARAGQKSLRILNAACSTGQEPYSLAMLLSEQAAQMAGWRVEIMATDISNEVLEKAKAGLYSQFEVQRGLPIQLLVKYFQQTGEIWQIDSSIRAMVKFQHKNLLESLTDLGHFDVVFCRNVLIYFDKETKAQVLEQIHGILADDGALFLGGAETVLGICDQFKPVEGLRGVYSSASGGLMAATG; from the coding sequence ATGAACAGCCAGGACTTCCAGCTATTCGGTGAAATTGTTCACCAGCGCTCAGGTCTCGTCCTGACGGAAGAAAAAGTCTATTTGCTTGAAAGCCGCCTCGTGCCTCTGGCCCGACGTCGCGGACTGGATAGCCTTGAAGATCTTGCCGAAGAGATCCGGCGGCATCGCGATGAGCGGTTGCTCTCGGAAATCATTGAGGCGATGACGACCAACGAAACCTTCTTTTTCCGCGATACCAAGCCCTTTGATATTTTTAGAGATCAGGTACTGCCCAAGCTTCTGGAAGCACGGGCCGGGCAGAAATCCCTGCGGATTTTGAATGCCGCCTGCTCAACCGGGCAGGAACCCTATTCCCTCGCCATGCTGCTGTCTGAACAGGCGGCGCAAATGGCCGGATGGCGGGTTGAGATTATGGCCACCGATATTTCAAATGAAGTGCTGGAGAAGGCCAAAGCCGGTCTGTATTCCCAGTTTGAAGTCCAGCGGGGCCTGCCGATCCAGCTCCTGGTTAAATATTTCCAGCAAACCGGGGAGATCTGGCAAATCGACAGCTCCATCCGGGCCATGGTCAAGTTCCAGCATAAGAACCTTCTGGAAAGCCTGACCGATCTGGGGCATTTCGATGTGGTGTTCTGCCGCAACGTTCTGATTTATTTTGACAAGGAAACCAAGGCGCAGGTGCTTGAACAGATCCATGGTATCCTGGCCGATGACGGAGCCCTCTTTTTGGGCGGGGCAGAAACGGTGCTGGGGATTTGTGACCAGTTCAAACCCGTTGAAGGATTGCGCGGGGTCTATTCCTCCGCCTCCGGTGGGTTGATGGCCGCAACGGGGTAG
- a CDS encoding DUF3553 domain-containing protein: MLSFFSPGQYVRHPQEPDWGIGQVQSSVADRVTVNFEHAGKQLIIASLVELQTISAEEARASRGGKSKG, translated from the coding sequence ATGCTCTCATTTTTTTCACCAGGTCAATATGTCCGTCACCCACAGGAACCGGATTGGGGGATCGGGCAGGTGCAGTCGTCTGTTGCGGACCGGGTAACAGTTAATTTTGAGCATGCGGGCAAGCAACTTATTATTGCCAGTCTGGTGGAACTCCAGACCATCAGTGCTGAAGAAGCCCGTGCGAGCCGCGGCGGTAAGAGTAAGGGGTAA
- a CDS encoding protein-glutamate methylesterase/protein-glutamine glutaminase — protein sequence MARDPYRVMVVDDSAVIRGFLTRWLDMEDDIQVVASANNGVAALRDCKIYKPEIIILDIEMPEMDGMTALPQLIAMDSDLQVIMASTLTRRNADVSLKALSMGAADYIAKPESTRVNDEKEAFQRGLTEKVRVLGAARRSREETTGKSVLRPVAAKSDAPVSEPKLFGSNEPITLRPASAILPPKIIAIGSSTGGPQALFKLFEDLKGKTNLPIVITQHMPATFTALLAEHLNKIYDKEVVEAKDGDRVVDGRVYVAPGDWHMTLQREENDTVIRLNQDAPENFCRPSVDPMLRSLLSVYSNRVLTVILTGMGHDGLKGCQKLAEANAIVIGQDEETSVVWGMPGAVANAGVCNSVVPLQDISASIEGYLSGRPA from the coding sequence ATGGCTCGAGATCCCTACCGTGTCATGGTCGTTGATGACTCTGCGGTAATCCGCGGGTTTCTGACCCGATGGCTGGATATGGAAGACGATATTCAGGTTGTCGCCAGCGCCAATAACGGCGTGGCAGCCCTTCGGGATTGCAAAATCTATAAACCCGAAATCATTATCCTTGATATAGAAATGCCGGAAATGGATGGCATGACAGCATTGCCGCAACTGATTGCAATGGATTCCGACCTGCAGGTGATTATGGCGTCGACCCTGACCCGGCGGAATGCGGATGTCAGCCTGAAGGCGCTGTCCATGGGGGCCGCCGATTATATTGCGAAACCGGAATCAACCCGTGTCAATGACGAGAAGGAAGCGTTTCAGCGCGGCCTGACCGAAAAAGTTCGGGTTTTGGGCGCCGCGCGACGGAGCCGTGAGGAAACGACCGGCAAGTCTGTCCTGAGACCTGTGGCCGCGAAGTCGGATGCGCCGGTGAGCGAGCCGAAGCTTTTTGGCTCAAACGAACCAATCACTTTACGCCCTGCGTCGGCTATTCTACCGCCGAAGATCATTGCGATCGGGTCTTCCACGGGCGGTCCGCAGGCTTTGTTCAAGCTATTCGAGGATTTGAAGGGTAAAACCAACCTGCCCATCGTCATAACCCAGCATATGCCCGCAACCTTTACGGCGTTGCTGGCAGAGCATCTGAACAAGATTTATGACAAGGAAGTTGTCGAAGCCAAGGACGGCGACAGGGTTGTCGACGGCCGGGTTTATGTGGCGCCGGGCGATTGGCATATGACCCTTCAGCGTGAAGAGAATGATACCGTCATTCGATTGAACCAGGATGCGCCGGAAAATTTCTGCCGGCCTTCTGTGGATCCGATGTTGCGAAGTTTACTGTCTGTTTACAGTAACCGTGTACTAACAGTTATCCTGACAGGAATGGGACATGACGGACTTAAGGGTTGTCAAAAACTTGCGGAGGCAAATGCAATCGTGATTGGCCAAGATGAAGAAACAAGTGTGGTCTGGGGGATGCCGGGGGCTGTTGCCAATGCCGGCGTCTGTAATTCTGTTGTCCCGTTGCAGGATATTTCTGCGTCAATTGAGGGATATCTTTCAGGGAGGCCCGCATGA
- a CDS encoding response regulator has product MPSCLIVDDSKVVRMVARKILEDLKFGISEAEDGKCALDACNENMPDVILLDWNMPVMNGIDFLRTLRQEQGGEDPVVIFCTTENDMAHIREAISAGANEYIMKPFDRAIIEAKFSQVGVL; this is encoded by the coding sequence ATGCCTTCATGTTTGATAGTCGACGATTCCAAAGTCGTTCGGATGGTTGCGAGAAAAATTCTGGAAGACCTGAAATTTGGAATTTCGGAAGCTGAAGATGGAAAATGCGCCCTCGATGCGTGCAATGAAAATATGCCAGATGTCATTTTGCTTGACTGGAATATGCCGGTCATGAACGGCATCGATTTCCTGCGCACCTTAAGACAGGAACAGGGCGGTGAAGATCCGGTCGTGATTTTCTGCACAACGGAAAACGACATGGCCCATATTCGCGAAGCCATCTCGGCGGGTGCCAATGAATATATTATGAAACCCTTTGATCGGGCGATTATTGAGGCGAAATTCTCGCAGGTAGGAGTGCTGTAA
- a CDS encoding NAD(P)H-dependent oxidoreductase subunit E codes for MSSGKTVFAVPKAPGRGKRKARYERKGRQVDPFAAREIATLLGDRSRQRDLLIEHLHLIQDTYGFLSAAHLTALADEMRMALAEVYEVATFYHNFEVVKEVGAAPAALTLKVCDSLSCEMAGSVALQQELAAKYGASLRVTHGACMGRCECAPVVRLKDRYVENATVADVETVVEAAKINAPLAELDAPSLKSYQDAGGFKALMGLRSGDLTAEAIIETLSDAGHRGLGGAGFPHALKLNSVLSVPGPRYMAVNADESEPGTFKDRYFMNTNPYPFLEGMLIAARIVEAEAIYIFLRDEYPETAHLLSHCLAQIREAGLDDGRTIHLRRGAGAYICGEESAMLESIEGKRGLPRHKPPFPAHVGLFGQPTLINNVETLYWLPDIINKGTAWFKDGGRNGGTGFRTFSLSGHVNKPGVYITPAGITAQELIDEFGGGMKDGHTFRAYLPGGASGGILPSSMADIPLDFGTLEKYGCFIGSAAVIVISDQDDMKMIGRNLMRFFEDESCGQCTPCRAGTEKALQLMDAKQWDADLLTELSDCMRDASICGLGQAAPNGLLSILKHFPEDVQ; via the coding sequence ATGTCATCGGGTAAAACGGTTTTTGCTGTGCCTAAGGCACCGGGACGCGGGAAGCGCAAAGCCAGGTATGAGCGCAAGGGTCGCCAGGTCGATCCGTTTGCGGCGCGGGAGATTGCGACGCTGCTAGGTGATCGCTCCCGCCAGAGGGATCTGTTGATCGAGCATCTGCATTTGATTCAGGATACATATGGATTTCTGTCGGCTGCCCATTTGACAGCCCTGGCCGATGAGATGCGGATGGCCCTGGCCGAGGTTTATGAGGTGGCGACCTTCTATCATAACTTTGAGGTGGTGAAAGAGGTGGGCGCCGCCCCCGCGGCACTGACTTTAAAGGTTTGCGACAGCCTGAGTTGCGAGATGGCAGGAAGCGTGGCGCTGCAGCAGGAGCTTGCGGCAAAATATGGTGCAAGCCTACGGGTTACCCATGGTGCCTGCATGGGACGCTGTGAATGCGCGCCTGTCGTCCGGCTGAAAGACCGGTATGTTGAAAATGCGACCGTGGCGGATGTGGAAACGGTTGTTGAAGCGGCCAAGATCAATGCGCCCCTTGCCGAGCTCGATGCCCCCTCCTTGAAAAGCTATCAGGATGCCGGCGGCTTCAAAGCGCTTATGGGCCTGCGCTCCGGTGATCTGACAGCGGAGGCAATTATCGAAACGTTGAGCGATGCGGGACATCGCGGCCTGGGCGGGGCGGGTTTTCCCCATGCGCTGAAGCTGAACTCCGTGTTGTCCGTACCGGGGCCGCGCTATATGGCGGTCAATGCCGATGAAAGCGAGCCGGGCACGTTCAAGGACCGGTATTTTATGAACACGAACCCCTATCCGTTTCTGGAAGGGATGCTGATTGCGGCACGGATTGTCGAGGCCGAGGCAATTTACATCTTCCTGCGCGATGAATATCCGGAAACCGCTCACCTCCTCAGCCATTGTCTGGCCCAGATCCGCGAGGCTGGCCTTGATGACGGACGGACCATCCATCTTCGCCGCGGCGCCGGCGCCTATATCTGCGGGGAAGAAAGCGCCATGCTGGAGAGTATTGAAGGCAAGCGCGGCCTGCCGCGGCACAAACCGCCCTTCCCGGCCCATGTGGGCCTGTTTGGCCAGCCAACCCTGATCAATAATGTGGAAACCCTGTATTGGTTGCCGGACATTATCAACAAGGGAACGGCCTGGTTCAAGGACGGGGGCCGCAATGGCGGCACCGGCTTTCGCACCTTTTCCTTATCCGGCCATGTGAACAAGCCCGGCGTCTATATCACACCGGCGGGCATCACGGCGCAGGAGCTGATCGACGAGTTTGGCGGCGGGATGAAAGACGGCCACACGTTTCGCGCCTATTTACCGGGCGGTGCCTCCGGCGGCATCCTGCCCTCCTCCATGGCTGATATCCCGCTGGATTTCGGCACCTTGGAAAAATACGGCTGCTTTATCGGGTCCGCCGCCGTGATCGTGATCTCCGATCAGGACGATATGAAAATGATCGGGCGCAACCTGATGCGTTTCTTTGAAGACGAAAGCTGCGGTCAATGCACCCCCTGCCGGGCGGGTACGGAAAAAGCACTGCAGCTCATGGACGCGAAACAATGGGATGCGGACCTGCTAACGGAGCTGAGCGATTGTATGCGCGATGCGTCCATCTGCGGACTGGGACAGGCGGCACCGAATGGTCTCCTCTCGATCCTCAAACATTTCCCGGAGGATGTGCAATGA